ACCATCCCGTTGCCGAACAGGAGAAGCGCCGCGAGGACGCCGAAGGTGACAGGGCCGAGCGCCACCAGCGCGACCGCTACAAGGTTATTGCTGGCGATCCCGAGCGGGTCGCCTGGTGCCCCGAACTGGTCTGCGCCGATCGTCTCACCTCCAGAGAAGCCGTTCACAGCCATTACGCCTCCCGCAAGGGCACCCGCCAGATAGCAACTCAGACAGAGAGCGAAGAGGATCGCATTACGCCGCAGGAAACGTCCTGCCAGGCAGGCGCCGGGGTAGAACACTGACTCCAACGGCCCGGGGGTGGTCCTGCTCTGTGACGGGTCGCGCTCGCTCAAGATGAGCCACCGGATCGATCCATCGCGTTCAGCACCGACCGCTCGAAACCGGTCGCGTCTCCGTCGGTCTCACGCTCAAGGATTATCCTCCCGTCGGATATTATGCTCACGCGGTCGCAGAGGCCGTGGGCAAGCTCTAGGATGTGGGTCGACAGGAAAACAGCTCTCCCAGCGTCTGCGAAGGAGCGCAGAAAGTCTTTCATGAACCGGGAGCTTGGCGGGTCGAACCCGGTCAGAGGTTCGTCCAGAACGAGCACGGTCGGCCCCTGCAGAAGTGCTCCGGCCACGGCCAGCTTCTGGCGCATACCGAACGAGTACGAGCCGATCACGTGTTGCGCGCGATCTGCGAGGCCAAACCGCTTCAAACCATCCTCGACGGCCTTTATCTTCTCATCCTCCGGAAGACCCCAGAGATCGGCGGCGAACTCCAGATACTGCCGCCCGGTCAGGTACCTGTAGAGGAAGGGCGAATCCGGTACGAAGCCCACGGCCCTGCGTGTTCGCCGTGGAGCGTCTCGCACGTTCAGACCCGCGATGAACACCTCTCCGGAGTCCTGCGGGACCAGCCCGGCGATGATGCGCATGAGGGTGGTCTTGCCGGCACCGTTGGGGCCCAGCAGGCCGTGGATCTCCCCTGCCCGCACCCGGAGCGACACTCCATCCAATGCCCGCACCTCGCCGTAAGACTTGGTGACCCCGTCTAGCTCTATCGGAAACACGGATCAGGCTCCTCCCCAATGCCGGTGCCCGCGCTGCCGGACCAACAGTGCCAATCCAAAAGTAACCAACGCGGCCGACAGGAGCACACCTGCTCCGGTGGCAAGGAGCATCGTGTCCTCTTCCAGGTAACCGAAGTAGTGCAGGATGCCGCATATCGCCGCGGCCTCCAGCGCCAGCGTCAGGTAGAGGCCCGAAGCTATGCTGGAGAGCGTCGAGGCGCGTGGAGAGTTGCCGATCTCCCGGTGGTGCTCCCAGTCGAACCTGGGATAGACCGCGCTGCTCCCCACCTGACTCACCCCACACGCCAGCGCGGACGCGATTCCGATGCACAGCGCGGCACCGAACAACGCTGACGGATACCGCAAGAAGGCGTGAGAGGAAACCAACAAGGTTGAGCAGAACACCGTAAGGAGCACGACCTGAAGGGTCGCCTTAGCCGCGAAGATGCGCATCAGCGGCACCGACGCCCGACGCAACAGATCTATGGCTTCACCCTCCGCGTCGATCGCCGTCACGGGAAGCAGAGCCTCCCCGGCGAAAGAACACAGCGTATAAGAGAAGATCAGAAGAGGAAAAACAGCCTGCCACGAGTGAGCCTGGTAGGCGCCTCCGACACCGAGCCCGACCACGAAGCCGATTAAGGTAGCCATCAGGAACAGCATCGTCGAAAACCGTCGACGCACCACCGGAGTTGCCCGGGATAGAGCGCGAAGGTCTTTGGCAAGGATGGGACCAAACCTGCCAGCCACGGCGGACACGCCAGAGGCGACAAACCGGGTAACCCCGCCCTCCCGCATGGATCGCTCGTAGCCCCACTGGGAGCCCATCGGTATGAGGCGCGCAGTCGCCCACATGACAATGATGGCGACGGGAACGACAACCACGTACGCGAGGACAGTCCACCAGAAAGCCGACACGGCCCGTCCGGAAGCCGCGTCCGCCAGCGAGAAGACGAACCAGTTAGAAGGAAGCCAGGCCCGTTCGGCGAAGGTTTCCACGCTGCGGCTCGCTAGAAAGGTTCTGATCGAAGCCACAACCTCCTGCGCCCCTCCCAACAGACGCGTAACGAGTAACGCAAGGACGCCTGCAAGCCCCGCGGCGACCCCGCAACCCAGCGCGATGCCGGCTGCAGAGGACCCGAAAGCCGCGTGCGTGGAGCTTTTGATGCTGTACCCGACCACCCCCCATGCGCTCCGAAGGGTGACCACAGCCGCCAAGAAGGGTGCGTACAGGGCCGCCCAGGCCAGAAATGCGAGCGGGGAGTTTCCGAGGATCCAGATAGAAGCGGCTACAGCGGGGCCGACCACGAAGAGCCATATCGAGGTCGAACGCACGGCAGCGGCGAGCAAGAAGCGGCACAGCACGAAGGCGCTCGCTGGTACAGGGCTCCGGTAGAGAAGCTCGTAGTCCTCCGGATGAGCCGCCCGCTCCAGACCCTTGACAGCACCTCTGGTCTCTCCCAGCAACACCGTGACCACGGCGATGGCACCTATCTCCTTCAGGTCCGCCATTCCCGCCCCCACCGCGATTTCGATGGCCTCGAAAACGGCGTCGAAGAGCGCGAACGCAACCGTCGCGATGAGCGCGGCCACGGCCAGCCCGACGATGAACCACCCGAGAGGTCGAGTCCGGAACGAACGTTCCCTGAGCGACGATTCCAGGGTCCCGGGAAGGGCTTCGAGCAGTCGATTGTACGCTCTATGGAAATCCACGAGCGACAGCGCGAGCGCCGCCCTCCAGGCACCGTCCCCGCCGAAACGGTGAGCACCACCAGCCGGGCCTCGTCCCGCGATTCGCTCAGCGGGCGAACCCTTCCGGAGAACTCGCTCAATACTCCGAAGCTCGATCCTTGGTTTGGGACTCACGGGCCAATCTCTCTTCTCTGCGCTGCAGATCGGGGCTACGACCTAGCCGGCCGAGCCTCGATCTGCCGTGTACGCAATCGGCGACCCCGGATACCCCCTACCAGGCTGCCGCGTACCTCTCGCCGTAACGCAGCGCCAGCCTCTTGGCAATGGCGACGATGCCGGCAGTAAAGATGCCCGCTCCGACAACCGAAGCCAAAAGCGAGAGTATCAACGCTATATTGGAGAAGGTCACGATTATATCGATGGCCTTTTTGGCCGCGTAGTAGCTGATGCCGAGGTTGGTCGCAAGATCGGCTATGCCGGCGGAGAGACCGTTCGTATTTCCTATAGAGGGCAGGCTTCCCGACGCGACCATGAAGTAGGTGATCGCCATCGCCACGACCAAGGCCAACGCAGCGACCAACCTAAACGCTAAGCCTCTGCTTAACTGCACAAACTGCACGTAATCTCCCTTCTTCAGTCATGTCCGCTCACATCTTCGGGATCACGCAACCGCGCCTGATCCACGTTCACCAACTCACCTCATGCGACCACCTCCTTCCTCAACTCCTCCCATGAGACTCCTTCTATACAAGCGCCCCTTGTGCAGCAGTTAGGGCAGCACTCATTGCCCAGCCGACTACGAATATTGAGAACGAGATACCAAAGGCTCTGACAATTGAAAGACCGTGAATCTTGGCGAGTCCCATCCCTAAGAGCAGGGCGGCCCATAGAGAAAAAGGATCAAATAGGGTGAGCAGCGCTCCACCGGAGTAGACGCCACCCGTGGTGAGTGGAACATTCTCTGCACCCAAGAGAAATGCCAATACAGCCACTGTAATTGCTTTGAAACCGCTAGGTATCATTGCAAGGGCATAGCATGCCACCGAGCAGTGCGCATCGGCCGATCCACCCAACAGGCGAGCTACCGCATGGGTGATCAGCCCGGCGACGAGCGTAAAGACCACAACCTGCACCAACCCGAAGACGCCACCTAAGCCCAGGACCAGCCACACCAACCGAGGTGTGGCCTCTATCCCGGCACGCTCGAGTGCCTCTAGAAGGCGGGTCTCGAACGCCGAACCGAGGGCGATGTACATGACGAGAGTCGCAATCACCACGAACAGCAGAGGAGGAAGTATCCGAGGGTGCTCAGCCACCCGCGAAAACGCTCGACGCGGGTTGATTATCGTGTCGAGCGCACTATCGATCAGGCCGAGATTTCGATGCGTTTTGCGTCGTACCACGTGCCCTGCAGTTCCACCCACGGATTATCTACCTCACTGACTTCGGCTTGCACGGACACTCTAGAGGAGGTTGTGGATCTCAAAACCTCTCTCCGACCGCCTCCTCGATCCTCCGTGCCAGAGCACCGTACGCCGCACATCCGGCGTCGTAGCCCAGAACGAGCCGCCTGCCCCTCATGCTCTCTCCCCCTTTGCTCTCTGCTCCCTGCAGGAAACACCTTAGAGCAAGAGCTTCACGGGCACATCATCCTCGAGGTATGAATTTCGGTATGAATTTTTCTCATACCATTCTCTAGAGTGCATCAGGAGCTCATGTGGTCGATGTAACGGTCCGTGTCGCCCGTGTCACGCAGATACAGCCCCACGTAATAGCGGACAAAAGCGCTCATCTCTGACCTCGCTTTGGCCCGCGGAGAAGCACGTAGATTCCGGCGCGGTAAGCTCTCGATGACGCCAGAGCCTCAGCATCTACTCACTACTCTGCATAAACGGCTTTCTAGCGCTCCACGTTTTGCCAGCCAAGTCAGATACCGTACTTCAGACGATACTGCGTGAGGTAGGCTAGAGCGAAGGTGGGTCGTCGGAGCAACGGACTCCCGGCTGCGCAAAATCGAGGCCCGCTACAGATCGTCCAAGAAGTTAATGACGGTACGGTTGAACTCTTCCGGACGGTCCATATTTACGGTCGGGGAAGCGTCTGGCATCGTCACCACCGTTGTCGGAGCTCCTATGCCCTCTGCCAGGGCTCGGTCAAGTTCGCTTACGTAGGGCGGACGCTCCCCGGTCAAGATGAGGAGGGTCGGTGCTTTGACGTCTTCGAGCCTCTCTCCGGCTGGGGGAGACATCCTCCGGACGTTGTGATCCCCGGGCATGAGGTTGGCAGAGGCGTTGTCGGCATAGATTCGTCGCAACCTCTGGCGCGTGGCCTCAGTGGAGGCCGCGTACGAGGGATCATCGAGCACCCACTCGACGATCTCCGTAACATCGACCTTTCCAAGAGCCTCTTCCAGCACGTCCTCTTGCAGCTCCGCTGCCTTGTGCAGGCCCCGCTCGGCCAGGTCCTCAAACTGCTGCGCGCTCCCCGCCGAGGGGACGACCGTGTCCACCAAGACGAGACCGCCCACCCTCTGTGGGTATTCCAGAGCGAACTCCAGGGCCACCTCCCCGCCGTCGTGCAGGCCGAGCAGATGGGCTCGCACGATACCGAGATAGTCGAGCAGTTCCCGCAGGTCCTCGTAAGGGGCAGGAGAAAGAGGCTGATCTTCGAGCCACTGACCCAGACTCTCGAGGTCACAGTCTTCCGGAGCAGCAGGGTAGCCCCAGCTTTCGACTTGAGATTTCCCCCAATGCCGGCGGTCGTAGCGAACGACCGTATAGCGCTTGGAAAACGCCGGACTTTGGTCGTCCCACACCCTCAGATCAACACCTCGCTGATGGATCAGCACGACGGGGTCTCCCGATCCTTCCACTTCATAGTAGATTTTCGCTCCGTCCACCTCCGCGAAACCCGACTTTCTTGCGCTCATCAAACCTCCCGGACGCTCAGACTAGTGTCGCGCAGCTTAGTGTCGCGCAGCTTTGGCGAGGAGAAGGAGACCGAGACCCCATCTTGGCGCACACTCTGACTCGTGAACCTCCGGATGGAGCCCGGCTCCTCCCCAATCTCACCTCGCACGCCTCCGGGACCTTAGCTTACAGGAGTGGCCTGCACAGCCGAGCGCACCTCAATCCCGCCGAACCAGCGCAAGCCGCGCATTGGATGCAAGGCGGAGGTTCGGGAGGAGGTATGACGCAGTTTGCACAAGCTACGGCGCAGCCGACACTGACGCTGGCCCCGAGGCAGCCCACGAAGCAGCCGACGAACTCCCTTACGCCCCGCGGCTGCACGGCGTCTTGCGACGACCGTTCCGCCGGTCGCGCCTTGATCTTGCCGTCCTGCTCCTCGACCGTGGCTACGGGGGTCCCGTCCGGCAGATAATATTCAAGCGTGACCCGCCCCTCACCGGTCTGACGCACTCGCAGGGCGACGCTCTGTGCATCTTCTACGCTACCCTCATCTTCCGTGAAGAGTAACGTGACCCCCGCAGTGGCTCCCGCGGCCGTCGCCTCCGCCAGCCGGTAGGGGACCGTGTAGAACGCTCTTTCTACTCCGTCCTTGTCTTTGTATTTGGCCCTTGTGACGCCGCTCCAGTCTGGGCTACCGAATCTACCGGCAGCAGCGCTCACGGCTCGGGAACGCTTTAGCCGGGCGACGGCAGCTGATCGGGACGAAACCCTGGTGACTCCGGAAGCGTTGACGGCTTCCTTGCCAGAGGCCAGAGCTTGCCCAGCCGGCAACACGGAGAGGGCGACCAATCCTCCGGTCAAACCTTTGAGAAACTGCCCGCGGCTGATCCCACCGGACTCCTCCATGGAAGCCACCCCGGTCGAGGGCGTTCCGGCCTCCCCCAGCGCCTGCATGACACGCCAAGTGGCAGCCGGCCCGAGCCGCCGGGCAAGGACCGCTCCCATCCTCACACCAACCCACGCCCGCACTCTCTCACCTTCCACTTCGATCAGCGTCGGAGCCCACGGCGCATCGCTACCCAGCGCCTGCTCGCGCCAGTGCTCGACCTGCGGCTCGTGGAGGCTGCGGACTTCCAGCTTGTCGCCGACCGCCTCCTCTATGCGCTGCACCAGAGCGCTGCATGCCCCACACCCTCCGTCGTAGCCCAGAACGAGACGCCTGCCTCTCATGCTCTCTCCCCCTTTGCTCTCTGCTCCCTGCAGGAAACACCTTAGAGCAAGAGCTTCATGGGCACATCATCCTCGAGGTATGAATTTCGGTATGAATTTTTCTCATACCATACTCTAGATGCGTGTTGCGTGGTTTGACGGTAAAACGGGGGCCATCCGAATCCCCAGCGAAAGGCACCTCGGATGGCCCACACCCAGCATACCCCCACTCTCGCCTCCCTTGAAGAGGCCGTGACCGTGCTTTTCTGCCTCATAGACGACGCCTACGCGTTGCTCAACCCTGACGGGCGAAGCCACGAGTCGCTCAAGAGGCTCTCGGACTCTGAGGTCTTGACGTTGGCGCTCTTCCAGCAATTGCGGGGTGTGGAGAGCGAGCGCTCCTTCCTGCGCGACGCCCAGCGCTTCTTCTCCCACCTCTTCCCGGGGGTGGCGGGGATGCACCCCTCCTCGCTGCACCGTCGCTTGAGGAAGCTGAGGCGTTTCCTGGAGCCCCTGCGCCGCTTTGTCCTGCCCGAGTTGGTTGGTGATCCCGAGACCCTTGTCGTCGACTCGACGCTGCTTGGGGTCTTGCACCCGCGCCAAGTGAAGCAGTCGGCAGCGGGTTTTGAGGGGGCGGCATGGGTAAAGTGGGGATCGTTCGCCGTCTACGGGGTGAAGCTGCACCTCATCTGCTCCACCAACCGCATTCCCATCTCCTACGAACTCACCGGCGCCAACATCGCGGACGTGCTGCTGGTGCGGGAGCTTTTGGTCGGAGCCGGTCTCGATGAGGCCAGCGTCGCGAGGAGACTCTTGGGGGACCTGGCTTACTGCAGCGGGGCGCTCGGGGAGGAACTGGCAAAGCGCGGCATCCTTCTGGCCACCGAGAAAGCGGACAGGCGCCCGCCGATCCGCCAGCAGGTGGAGGTGTGCTTCGCGGCCCTCAAGCGCGTTTTCGGGATGGATGGCACGCTGGCCAAGACGCTCACCGGGTTGGCGACCAGGATTGCGGCGAAGGTGGCAGCCTATACCTACGGCTGCTACGTCAACCGCATCTTGGGCAGGCCGCAAGGGCGCATCAAGGAGCTGTGGGCCTGATGTCCTCGCAACACTCATCTAGAGCTGCTCTTCTCCGTCTCCCGGAAGGAGATCCCTTCTGCCTGAGACTCCGAGTTTCTTGAGGATGTTGGTGACGTGGCTCTTTACGGTAGGGAGCTTGGCACCGAACATGACTCAAACATGACTGTATGACGAACTACCGTTAAACTGAAGATGTTCAATCGGATCGTGCGGACTCCGAGACGGAACGGACCTCAGTTGCGTCCATCTTCGTCATCGACTGTTTGCAGAGATGGTCCCTGGCTCCACCCAGAAGACTCGAGGTACAACCGGTTATCAGATCTATCTGTGGTACGATCGCCAGAGTATTCATTTGTAAATGAGAGGCCCCAAGCGCAACTACGAAGCTTGCCGCACTGAGGAGTATGATCCGACCAGTAGAATCGTCGGTCAGGATTGACTGTTGTGAGCGCGACAGCCAGGGCGAAACTCGTAGCGGAACTCAGAGCTTCATACAGAGTCAGACTAAGTGCGCCTAACATAACCGCTGCACGTAGCGCCAGCAGATCAGAGCGCACCCGAGATTGAGAAACGCCTGGTGAATGTCTGCTCGGCGCTCGTAACGCACCTTCAGCCGCCGGAAGCGATTCACCCAAGAAAGCGTTCGTTCCACAACCCACCGATACCGTCCCAGCCTCTCGCTGGACTCGATGCCCCGGCGGGCTATCCGCGGGGTTATACCTCTCTTCCTCAAGGCCTCACGGCAGCGAGGAAAGTCGTATCCTTTGTCGGCATGCAGCTTCTTGGGACGCTTGCGCGGTCGGCCACGAGGCTTGCGGATCGGAGGTATGGCGTCCACGGCCTCCTCCAGGACCTTCGAATCATGGACATTGGCCGCCGAGTGAATCACCGCCAGAGGTATGCCCCCTCGATCTACCACAAGATGGCGCTTTGAGCCCGCTTTTCCCTTATCTGTCGGATTCGCTCCGGTCTTTTGGCCCCCCCGGGGGCGGCCACGCTCGCCGAGTCCAAAGAAGCTCTCTCCCAGTCGATCTGATCCGCTTCCCCTAAACGGTTCAAGAGCTCCCGATGCAGCTGTTCCCACACGCCCGCTTCTTGCCATTCCTTGAGCCGTCGCTAAAGCAGGTCATGCCCGAGCCGCAGCCCATCTCCTGGGGCAGCATCTCCCAGGGTATGCCGCTCTTCAAGACGAACAGGATGCCGGTGAGGGCTGCCCGGTCGTCGATGCGGGGCCTGCCGCCCCTGGGCTTGGGTGGCTCTTCGGGCAGCAGCGGCTCGATCACTTCCCACAGTTCGTCGGTAACGAGTTTCTTAGCCATGTTTTCAGCATACCCGCCAGACGGTTTTGTTAGGCGTTGTTAAGGCTTTTTCAAGATTTCCCGCTCCTGTCGCAGAACCTTGTTCTCTTTACGGAGCTTCCTCAGTTCCTCGCGTTCCTCGGTAGTTAGCCCCTCTCGTTTTCCCTGATCTATCTCTGACTGCTTCACCCAGGTTCTAAGGGCGTTATCCGAGACGCCAAGCTCGCGGGCTATCTGGGAGGCGGCTTGTCTGCGGAGCGGACAAGCCAAACGGCCTCTGCCTTGAACTCTGGTGTGTCCGTCGTCCGGGGTCAAGCCCAAAGGTCAGCGACTCGACGGTCTTTCGGATGCTCAAGCGCCTAGGGTTCAGCCGAG
The Rubrobacter xylanophilus genome window above contains:
- a CDS encoding YIP1 family protein, which translates into the protein MGGTAGHVVRRKTHRNLGLIDSALDTIINPRRAFSRVAEHPRILPPLLFVVIATLVMYIALGSAFETRLLEALERAGIEATPRLVWLVLGLGGVFGLVQVVVFTLVAGLITHAVARLLGGSADAHCSVACYALAMIPSGFKAITVAVLAFLLGAENVPLTTGGVYSGGALLTLFDPFSLWAALLLGMGLAKIHGLSIVRAFGISFSIFVVGWAMSAALTAAQGALV
- a CDS encoding alpha/beta fold hydrolase, with the translated sequence MSARKSGFAEVDGAKIYYEVEGSGDPVVLIHQRGVDLRVWDDQSPAFSKRYTVVRYDRRHWGKSQVESWGYPAAPEDCDLESLGQWLEDQPLSPAPYEDLRELLDYLGIVRAHLLGLHDGGEVALEFALEYPQRVGGLVLVDTVVPSAGSAQQFEDLAERGLHKAAELQEDVLEEALGKVDVTEIVEWVLDDPSYAASTEATRQRLRRIYADNASANLMPGDHNVRRMSPPAGERLEDVKAPTLLILTGERPPYVSELDRALAEGIGAPTTVVTMPDASPTVNMDRPEEFNRTVINFLDDL
- a CDS encoding ABC transporter ATP-binding protein — protein: MFPIELDGVTKSYGEVRALDGVSLRVRAGEIHGLLGPNGAGKTTLMRIIAGLVPQDSGEVFIAGLNVRDAPRRTRRAVGFVPDSPFLYRYLTGRQYLEFAADLWGLPEDEKIKAVEDGLKRFGLADRAQHVIGSYSFGMRQKLAVAGALLQGPTVLVLDEPLTGFDPPSSRFMKDFLRSFADAGRAVFLSTHILELAHGLCDRVSIISDGRIILERETDGDATGFERSVLNAMDRSGGSS
- a CDS encoding LuxR C-terminal-related transcriptional regulator, producing MFGAKLPTVKSHVTNILKKLGVSGRRDLLPGDGEEQL
- a CDS encoding transposase; the encoded protein is MGLTPDDGHTRVQGRGRLACPLRRQAASQIARELGVSDNALRTWVKQSEIDQGKREGLTTEEREELRKLRKENKVLRQEREILKKP
- a CDS encoding transposase, producing the protein MTVLFCLIDDAYALLNPDGRSHESLKRLSDSEVLTLALFQQLRGVESERSFLRDAQRFFSHLFPGVAGMHPSSLHRRLRKLRRFLEPLRRFVLPELVGDPETLVVDSTLLGVLHPRQVKQSAAGFEGAAWVKWGSFAVYGVKLHLICSTNRIPISYELTGANIADVLLVRELLVGAGLDEASVARRLLGDLAYCSGALGEELAKRGILLATEKADRRPPIRQQVEVCFAALKRVFGMDGTLAKTLTGLATRIAAKVAAYTYGCYVNRILGRPQGRIKELWA
- a CDS encoding uberolysin/carnocyclin family circular bacteriocin encodes the protein MALVVAMAITYFMVASGSLPSIGNTNGLSAGIADLATNLGISYYAAKKAIDIIVTFSNIALILSLLASVVGAGIFTAGIVAIAKRLALRYGERYAAAW